Below is a window of Geomonas oryzisoli DNA.
GCGCGCAAGGCGCTGGACAGCCTGAGGCTTTTGAACGTGAACCTGAAGATAGGCGACGGCACCGAGGGATGGCCCGAGGAGGCTCCCTTTGACGCCATCCTGGTCACCGCCGGGGCGCCTTCCCTGCCCGAGTGCCTGGTGCAGCAGCTCGCCCCGGGGGGACGGCTGGTCATCCCGGTCGGGGACCGCGTGGACCAGAGACTGCTGGTGATACGGAAGGGGGCGGACGGCAGCGTGACCCGCGAAGAAGCGGACGACTGCCGCTTCGTGAGACTGATCGGCAAAAACGGCTGGAACGACGAGCAATAGCAGAGGCTGCGGCAACCATCAAAGCTGCCAAAGGAGTCTGGTATGGAAAACGACGAGCTTTTGGAGGAGAAGGACCCTCTCTTTCTTGACGGCGAACATGACCCTGATCCGGACTCACTCGAACTCGAAGAGGTGGAGGAGGTCGAGGAGGACGAGCACGCCGAGGTCGAGGAAGAAGAGATCAAGGTGGCCGTCGTTGAGCACTTCGACGATGCCATCAAGCTGTACCTGCGCGAGATCCAGAAGACCAAGCTTCTGACCGCCGACGAGGAGAAGGAGCTCGCCGCGCGCATCGACCAGGGCGACAAGGCGGCGCGCGATCGGATGATCGTCTCCAACCTGCGCCTGGTGGTGAAGATCGCCAAGCGCTACATAAACCGCGGCCTTCCCTTCCTGGACCTGATCGAAGAGGGGAACATGGGGCTCATCAAGGCGGTGGAACGCTTCAAGCTCTCCAAGGAGTGCCGTTTCTCCACCTACGCCACCTGGTGGATCCGGCAATCCATCGAGCGTGCCCTGGTGAACCAGTCGCGCACCATCCGTCTGCCGGTGCACGTCTCCGACGACATCAACAAGATGCTCAGGGTGACCCGCGAGCTGGTGCAGAAGATGAACCGGGAGCCGACCGTGAAGGAAGTCGCCGACGCGCTCGAGGTGAACGTCACCTACGTGCGCCGGCTCATGGTGCTCCTGAAAAAGACCTATTCCATCGAGCGCCCCATGGGGGAGAACAACGACTACTTCCTGATCGACACCATCGAGGACACCTCGACCGTGTCGCCGGCGGTGCTGCTCGAGGACCTGAACAAGTACGAACTGGTCTCTGAGTGGTTCGAGACCCTCTCCGACGCCGAGAAGAAGATCCTGACCCTTCGTTTCGGCCTGGACGACAAGGACCCGCAGACGCTGGACACCATCGGGCGCAGTTTCGGCGTGACCCGAGAGCGCATCCGGCAGATCGAAGCCAAATCACTTGAGAAACTGAGAAAGATCGTCGAAGCCACCGACATAATGGGGCGCGGCACAACTACTGCGAAATAAGGAGCGGCTTTTGGACATGGAAGATCTTAAAAGCATCATCAGGAACATCCCGGATTTCCCCAAGAAGGGGATTCTCTTCAAAGATATCACCACGCTTTTAGGGGACGCCAAATCGTTTCAGCGCATGGTAGATCTGTTGTCCCACCGTTACGTGGGGCAGAAGATCGACAAGGTAGTGGGAGTCGAGGCCCGTGGTTTCATCATCGGTGCGGCTCTCGCTTACAAACTGGGGGCAGGCATCGTCCTGGTGAGAAAGCCGGGCAAGCTTCCCTCCACCACCTTCAAGAAGACCTACGATCTCGAGTACGGCACCGACACCCTCGAGATTCACACCGACGCCTTCAACAAAGGTGATCGCGTGCTGATCGCCGACGATCTGTTGGCGACCGGCGGCACCATGGCAGCCGTGGTCGACATGATCAACAGCATGGACGTCGAGCTGGTCGAGTGCTGCTTCATGGCCGAGCTAGAGTTCCTGGAAGGGGCCAAGAAGCTTCCCGAAGGGAAAGTGTTCTCGCTGCTGAAGTTTTAATAAAACCTCTTGCCAAAAGTGTGACGGTATTGTATAAAGTCCGTCTGACTTGTCCCCGTAGCTCAGCAGGATAGAGCACTTCCCTCCTAAGGAAGGGGTCGGACGTTCGAATCGTCTCGGGGACGCCACAAAAATTAAATGGGTTACGGCAACATTGCTGTAGCCCATTTTTTTTGATACCTATCATCCAACGATCATCACCGTCAGTTATATGGAGTTGGTAATGGATTCTGAACGCCTGGAAGAACGGGTATCGGACTACCTCAAAGCTCTGGCGCAGTTGGAGAAAGCCGGCAGTCAACCGAAGGATGAATTCCTTAGGGACTCTGTTATTCAGCGTTTCGAGTTTACCCATGAACTCGCCTGGAAAATGCTGAAGCTGCGTCTTGAGCAAGAGGATGTTTTCGCCAGGACGCCTCGCGAGACGTTGCAGTCTTCACTGGAGGCAGGTTTTATTGAGGACGGCAATGCCTGGAGCGATTTGCAGAAGATGCGAAATCTGACCAGCCATACCTACAACGAGGAACTGGCTGAAGAGGTCTACTCATTCGTGGTGACGCAGGGTATGGTCCTTTTCCGGCAGCTTGCGCAAAAGGCGGTGTCATGGCAGACGACGATCTGATTTACGGTCTGGCGCGTCGGCACTATCTGGGGCTTGTTGGCGTTTTCAGCAAATTTTCCCATATAGAGAAGGTAATGATATTCGGTTCACGCGCCAAGGGGACAGAAAAACCGTATTCCGACATTGACCTCGCCGTGATCGCACCTAAGATGGAGAACGCTGAATTTTCCCGCCTGCTGGACGAATTGGATGCGTTGGATCTTGTCTTTAAACTCGACGTGCTGCATTTCGATACTCTGCGGCAGCCGAAGTTAAGGAAAACGATTGAGCTGTATGGCAAGCAGTTTTACCCACTGCACGAGACATAGAACATTGATGATAGCAATTGTTGCCTGCGTTCCTCCTCAAAAGGGGCTACGAGCTAATGCGACTCAGTGACTTTCTCAAAAAACTTCCCCACGT
It encodes the following:
- a CDS encoding adenine phosphoribosyltransferase translates to MEDLKSIIRNIPDFPKKGILFKDITTLLGDAKSFQRMVDLLSHRYVGQKIDKVVGVEARGFIIGAALAYKLGAGIVLVRKPGKLPSTTFKKTYDLEYGTDTLEIHTDAFNKGDRVLIADDLLATGGTMAAVVDMINSMDVELVECCFMAELEFLEGAKKLPEGKVFSLLKF
- a CDS encoding sigma-70 family RNA polymerase sigma factor produces the protein MENDELLEEKDPLFLDGEHDPDPDSLELEEVEEVEEDEHAEVEEEEIKVAVVEHFDDAIKLYLREIQKTKLLTADEEKELAARIDQGDKAARDRMIVSNLRLVVKIAKRYINRGLPFLDLIEEGNMGLIKAVERFKLSKECRFSTYATWWIRQSIERALVNQSRTIRLPVHVSDDINKMLRVTRELVQKMNREPTVKEVADALEVNVTYVRRLMVLLKKTYSIERPMGENNDYFLIDTIEDTSTVSPAVLLEDLNKYELVSEWFETLSDAEKKILTLRFGLDDKDPQTLDTIGRSFGVTRERIRQIEAKSLEKLRKIVEATDIMGRGTTTAK
- a CDS encoding HI0074 family nucleotidyltransferase substrate-binding subunit; the protein is MDSERLEERVSDYLKALAQLEKAGSQPKDEFLRDSVIQRFEFTHELAWKMLKLRLEQEDVFARTPRETLQSSLEAGFIEDGNAWSDLQKMRNLTSHTYNEELAEEVYSFVVTQGMVLFRQLAQKAVSWQTTI
- a CDS encoding nucleotidyltransferase domain-containing protein, encoding MADDDLIYGLARRHYLGLVGVFSKFSHIEKVMIFGSRAKGTEKPYSDIDLAVIAPKMENAEFSRLLDELDALDLVFKLDVLHFDTLRQPKLRKTIELYGKQFYPLHET